CTGGATTGTGTTCCCTGGCAACATGCTCATCAAGCTCTCCCAAGAGCTCATCTTCAACAGCTACAAGACCCTTGATGGCCGTGGAGCCAATGTCCACATTGTGGGTGGTGGCTGCATCACGTTGCAGTTCATAAGCAATGTCATCATCCACAATGTGCATATCCACCACTGTTATCCGTCAGGTACATGAGTTTTCCACTtcatttcatgaatttttatttaccATATATGCATGGTTTGCTCGTAGTTTAAGTTTATCCAGATTTACTTGATACTTATGATTTACGAATGATTGCACATATTTAGTTTTATCTAATATATGTGACTTAGACCGAGTGTATCTAGATTTACTTTAGATTTACCTTGAAACACTTTGCCGAGttgtttttgcttttactaaaaaataatttcggTGTACGCTCTTGGAATTAGCTCAAGTGGCGGAGGAGTTTGAGAAAAATTGGTTAGGATTAGAATAAGTTAAGAGTTTGATTCCTTTCCATGTAGGTGACGCTAATGTGCGTTCAAGCCCAACCCACTACGGCTACCGCACAAAATCAGACGGTGATGGGATCTCCATCTTTGGATCCAAAGACATATGGATAGACCATTGCAGCCTATCACACTGCAAGGATGGTCTGATAGATGCAGTGATGGGGTCCACAGGGATCACAATATCAAACAACTACTTCTCCCACCACAATGAGGTGATGCTTTTGGGACACAGTGATGACTATTTGCCTGACACAGGCATGCAAGTGACCATAGCCTTCAATCACTTCGGTGAAGAACTGGTGCAGAGAATGCCAAGGTGCAGAAGAGGCTACATCCATGTGGTCAACAATGACTTTACTCAATGGGAAATGTATGCGATCGGGGGCAGTGGAAATCCTACAATAAATAGCCAAGGCAATAGATACACTGCTCCATCAAACCCTAATGCCAAGGAGGTGACAAAGAGGGTGGAGACAGCAGAAGGGAAGTGGAAGGATTGGAACTGGAGATCAGAGGGGGACATTTTGGTAAACGGAGCATTCTTTGTGGCTTCAGGGAAGGGTGTTGAGTTTAACTATGAGAAGGCCTACAGTGTGGAGCCCAAGTCTGCTGTTCTCATTGACCAGCTCATCATGCATGCTGGTGCCCTTGGAGTTGGTGGCAggtctctctctttttcttttttgtctctttttctttctctatgctctctttttccctcttttttactcttttttacttttcttaaTTATCTATGTACTACTTTGATTATCTCCACTAAGTTCATGCCAAAATTATGGTGGGCTGATTCTAAGCTCAAACTTGAAGAAGTTAGATTTACTTGGTTTTAGGTTGGGCTCATCTTGGGCCTCtattttgcttaattttggACCAAATAGGACTTGTAGCACAATGTTTCACTTCTTTGATATCTCTGCATCCATGAAAATGAGCCCAAGATGTCTCTTTTTACTTTTGGTAAAAGAGAATTGAAATTGACTACTCAATTCATGTAGGATGTGTTTGGTAGGGTTTTTCTTAGTGCTAAACCAACTTTTGAATTTACAAAAGCACTTTTGATAGTGTTTGGTAATAAACAGAAGTGCTTTTTGCGGTCAAAGAAACATAATTATCTAGTGgacaaattttcaaaaagcGCGTAGTTGCTGTGAATATGTAAAGTCTTGGGTTGAAATGGTAAAACTAAGACCCGTGCAATGTTATACTCTGGAAGTTATGGCAATGCATGATGCAATTTTGAATGAACAGGGACAACAACCTGGGGAAGTGGAGCTCTGGATCCAACGGTGACGGAAACGGTTTAGGGTCAGGTCCAGACTATACGGATGACATGTCGGGAAGTAGCAGCAGGAACAATCCACTGCCACTTTCATCCACATCCAtcctcttctccttttttaTCTCATTGTCAAGcttgttatttttgtatattatcCCAGACATGCATTTCACAATGAGAAAATAATCAATGGTTTCAATtgcttttatatttatatcatCAATGTCTCTGCATATTTGGTACACAAGAGAGAAGATAGAGAAGACATAAGAGCAATAGAATCTGCAGTCTTTTGCTTTAGACTAGTTATAACTATAgtttaatttacttttaattAGGATGAGATGTCTTCTCTGGAGCATCTACATCTAACTCTTAGGGCAGGTTTTGTACAACATTTGAAAGGACTAAAAGTGCTTTCTGAAGAAGTCATGAATCATTTCGAAGTGTTTTTCCAGTAAGTATTtggatttttaataaaaaataatttcaacgTTCTTCTAATAAAAACACTACGCACTTCTAAAAAAACGCTCATAAGTATAACTGCTTCCTATAAAAGCAGTCTCACATGAGCCCTTAGCTATACTAAAAATGGACAAAGAGTGATGCAGTTCCCAGCTAGTTCCAATTTATATTGAAGTTGAACAGCTCTTTATATCCATTGGAACATTCAGTCCAGGTTACCAATTTAAATAGTAATGTTCGGCTGGGTGGACAGAATGGTAACGAGGTATTGGTGGTAGGTTTTGATAccagcttttttttttttttttttttaattttttttttaaggacgTTCCCTATTGATAGGGGCGATAATATAATAAACTCAtacacacactacacggatTAGGATTCGAACCCATGACCTTGTCTGGGGGAGCAATtacttcaaagttcaaaccactacactagcaAGTCCTTTGCGCATTTTGAATCTTTAGAGATTCATGTAATTACCAAACTTACTTGGTTAACTGATCTTTATAATTCAATGTTGGAGAGCAACTTAATTTACGGCGATGCTTTCTTACTCCCAAATGCTGCAGAATTTTTATCAGTTAAAGTTGAAGGGTTAAATCACAGCCATCTTAGATTAGTTCTTGTTACTGATCTCAACTCTATTAGCAGCTTGTTTTGCTGATTAAATCTATCTCCCACCATGCATCTTATTTCTCtaacaaaataaattggtCATCgatcactttcttcttcattgtttTAACTCTTACTTAGCAGCTACGGTACCTTGGTAGGTCTGTTTAATTATACATCAGATGACCTTAATTCGCATGTAGAATAACAAGAAATAAGCTCTGCCAGCTTGAAATCCACTTGACATAAAGCACATTACTGAAGTGaagagtatatatatatatgccaagATTGGTTATTTTGTTCgttaatttgaattatttggttatgaaatttgaagttggatgcttctctctctctctctctctctctctctctctctctctctctctctctctctttaggGTGGAAAGTTTGGATGCATTAGTTAAGCTTAGTcgttttttttcctaaacTGTTTGTCTTATATGATTATATCTACCAGCATTTACGATGATGATAGGAAACTGCAACAGTTTAGAAGAGAAACTtgagaaaatttcaatttgattaaGATGGTTCTACATCACATACATGCATGCCACTTTGAATTACAATTTGAAGGCTC
Above is a genomic segment from Prunus dulcis chromosome 7, ALMONDv2, whole genome shotgun sequence containing:
- the LOC117635275 gene encoding probable pectate lyase 12, with the protein product MVPRTCIVLLFLLCSFSSLATAFLNLTLPGQHPNPEEVVQEVHRKVNASLARRQMLQGTIKYQDSSCLTGNPIDDCWKCDPNWPNNRQSLADCAIGFGQYALGGKGGEYYIVTDSSDDDAVNPRPGTLRYAVIQTEPLWIVFPGNMLIKLSQELIFNSYKTLDGRGANVHIVGGGCITLQFISNVIIHNVHIHHCYPSGDANVRSSPTHYGYRTKSDGDGISIFGSKDIWIDHCSLSHCKDGLIDAVMGSTGITISNNYFSHHNEVMLLGHSDDYLPDTGMQVTIAFNHFGEELVQRMPRCRRGYIHVVNNDFTQWEMYAIGGSGNPTINSQGNRYTAPSNPNAKEVTKRVETAEGKWKDWNWRSEGDILVNGAFFVASGKGVEFNYEKAYSVEPKSAVLIDQLIMHAGALGVGGRDNNLGKWSSGSNGDGNGLGSGPDYTDDMSGSSSRNNPLPLSSTSILFSFFISLSSLLFLYIIPDMHFTMRK